The following nucleotide sequence is from Streptomyces bathyalis.
AAGTGACCGTGGGCCGGCGGCGCAGCAACGCCCTCCGCTCCCTCTCGGTCATCCCGCCCCAGACACCGAACTCAACGCGGTTGTCCAGAGCGTCCGCCAGACACTCGGTGCGCACGGGGCACCCTGTGCAAACGGCCTTGGCGCGGTTCTGAGCCGCACCTTGCACGAACAGTTCATCCGGATCGGTAGTGCGGCAGGCTGCCTGCGCACTCCAGTCGGTTACCCAGCCCATAGCCGGCGCCGTCCTCTCCCGAATCGAGGCTCCCCCACGGCGGCAAGCGGCATATTCGCCGTTGCCAGTTCGAGACGTTACGGAAGGCGGGCAGGGCGCAACACCCCCAGCGGGCCCAATCTTGAATGGCCCGAACGGACTATGCGTGCGCAACAAGTAACCCACCGGAGTGAGCCGGTAACAACCTGGACTCAACTTGAGCTCAAGTCGGGGCGACTTGACAGCCACTTGCGCTCAAAGCTGGGCCTTCGGGACAACACAGGAGTTCACGGCGGTGCGGCGGGAAGGAACTTGCCGGGCACATCACGACACTTGGCGCTCGTCCGGACAAGCCTCATCACTCACAGGAGTGAGTGGATAGGCCGCAGAGGAACGAAGCCACAGTGACGGTGTGAGGTTCGATGCGTAGCCAGCTTAGGTGAACTGAGGCTCCCCTGTCCGGCAATTGAGAACGTAGGCTGACCGCCATGGTGATGAAGAGTGCCGGCGGTGGTGAATCCGCGTTCCAGCAGGGCGCCAAGTTCCTCGGCGTCAGCGTGCTGGCGGGCGCGGTGCTCGCAGGGCTGGCCCTGCCGGCGGTCGGCAGCCTGGGGCTCGTCACCAAGAACACGGTCCAGGGCTTCGACGAACTCCCCGCGAACCTCAAGCGTCCGCCACTGAGTCAGCGCACAATCGTCCTCGACTCCGAGGGCGGCGAGATCGCCAAGATCTACTCGCGTGACCGCACCGTCGTCAGCCTCTCCGACATCTCACCTTCCATGCGCGAGGCGATCGTCGCGATCGAGGACGCACGCTTCTACAAGCACGGTGCCGTCGACCTGAAGGGCATCCTGCGCGCACTCAACCGCAATGCCCGCAACGGCGAGGTCGAGGAGGGCGCCTCCTCTCTCACGCAGCAGTACGTGAAGAACGTCTTCGTGGAAGAGGCCGGCGACGACCCCGACAAGGTCGCCCAGGCCACCCAGCAGACGATCGGCCGGAAGATCAAGGAACTCAAGTACGCGATCCAGGTCGAGGAGAGCCTCGGCAAGAAGAAGATCCTCGAGAACTACCTCAACATCACCTTCTTCGGGCAGCAGGCCTACGGGATCGAGGCCGCAGCGCAGCGCTACTTCTCCAAGTCGGCCAAGGACCTCGACGTTCACGAGTCGGCGCTGCTGGCCGGGCTCGTGCAGTCCCCGGCCCAGTACGACCCGGTGCAGCACGAGGACGCCGCCAAGAAGCGGCGCGACACCGTGATTTCTCGCATGGAGGCCCTCGGCCGGATCTCTGCCGAAGAGGCGCGCGAAGCGAAGGACAAGCCGCTCGACCTCGACATCAGCAGGCCCCGCAACGGCTGCATCACCGCCTCGCACGGTGCCGGCTTCTTCTGCGACTACGTACGCGAAGTGGTCCTGAACGACCCCGCGTTCGGCAAGACGGACAAGGCACGTGCCAAGCGCTGGAACCGTGGCGGCCTGACGATCAGGACGACGCTCGACCCGAAGGCGCAGAAGTCCGTCGAGGCTTCGATCAAGGACCACGTGAACAAGTCGGACAAGGTGGCTTCCGCCTCGTCCATCGTCGAGCCCGGAACCGGCAGGATCCTGGCGATGGGTCAGTCACGGCCGTACGGCTTCGGCGAGAACGAGACGCAGATCAACCTGTCCGTGGACAACGACATGGGCGGAGGCGCCGGATACCAGCCGGGGTCGATATTCAAACCCGTCATCGCTGCCGCGGCGCTGGAGCGCGGCATGAGCGTGTACAAGAAGTACCCCTCGCCGTACAGGATGCAGTATCCGTCTCCGGTGCAGACGTGCGGAGGCCAGTGGAGCGGCAGCGCGCCCGTCGAGAACGAGAACCGGCGCGAGGTGGGCCCGTACGAGATGAAGGAGGCCACCGCCAAGTCCGTGAACACCTACTTCGTCTCCCTGATCGGAGAGACCGGCATCTGCCCGGTCACCGAGATGGCCGAGAAGATGGGCATAGAGCGGGCCGACGGCAAGGAGATCGACCAGGTCCCCTCCATCACCCTCGGGACTCAGGAGATGTCACCGCTGACGATGGCCGCGGGGTACGCGACCTTCGCCAACCGTGGTGAGCACTGCACGCCCGTGGCGGTGGAGTCGATCACCGATGCGCGCGGCAGGAAGCTGCCGGTGCCGAAGACCTCGTGCCAGCGCGCGATGAGCCAGCGCACCGCCGACACCGTCAACTCGCTGCTGCGCGGCGTCGTCGAGGACGGTACGGGTAAGAAGGCGGGGCTGACCGGGCGCGAGAGCGCGGGCAAGACCGGTACGACGGACCAGCGTTACGCGGCCTGGTTCGTGGGCTACACGCCGAACATGGCTGGTGCCGTGTGGGTCGGGGAC
It contains:
- a CDS encoding WhiB family transcriptional regulator, with protein sequence MGWVTDWSAQAACRTTDPDELFVQGAAQNRAKAVCTGCPVRTECLADALDNRVEFGVWGGMTERERRALLRRRPTVTSWRRLLETARMEYERDTGGVLPLDLEEAKDYAVNAVKDYAAAG
- a CDS encoding transglycosylase domain-containing protein, with product MVMKSAGGGESAFQQGAKFLGVSVLAGAVLAGLALPAVGSLGLVTKNTVQGFDELPANLKRPPLSQRTIVLDSEGGEIAKIYSRDRTVVSLSDISPSMREAIVAIEDARFYKHGAVDLKGILRALNRNARNGEVEEGASSLTQQYVKNVFVEEAGDDPDKVAQATQQTIGRKIKELKYAIQVEESLGKKKILENYLNITFFGQQAYGIEAAAQRYFSKSAKDLDVHESALLAGLVQSPAQYDPVQHEDAAKKRRDTVISRMEALGRISAEEAREAKDKPLDLDISRPRNGCITASHGAGFFCDYVREVVLNDPAFGKTDKARAKRWNRGGLTIRTTLDPKAQKSVEASIKDHVNKSDKVASASSIVEPGTGRILAMGQSRPYGFGENETQINLSVDNDMGGGAGYQPGSIFKPVIAAAALERGMSVYKKYPSPYRMQYPSPVQTCGGQWSGSAPVENENRREVGPYEMKEATAKSVNTYFVSLIGETGICPVTEMAEKMGIERADGKEIDQVPSITLGTQEMSPLTMAAGYATFANRGEHCTPVAVESITDARGRKLPVPKTSCQRAMSQRTADTVNSLLRGVVEDGTGKKAGLTGRESAGKTGTTDQRYAAWFVGYTPNMAGAVWVGDPAHKTQMTNLSIGGNYYGKVFGGEVPGPIWRDAMAGALEGKPAPRFNLIPIDDDKGRDKPKPPDDDSPWPDITLPPDFIGGGGNGGADSGATTGQNGGASGGPGGADIGGANGGGNPFGGRSGGSGGRFGGTGGF